Genomic segment of Arachis hypogaea cultivar Tifrunner chromosome 11, arahy.Tifrunner.gnm2.J5K5, whole genome shotgun sequence:
ctctctctctctctctctctctctctctctctctctctctctctctctctctctctctctctctctctctcttccctacGATGGCTCTGCGACGCGGCGGCAGCTCAACGATGGAACGGCAGCGACGGTGCAGCCAGACGCGACGAACGGTGGCGGCGGCACCCTCCCTGGTGGTTGTTGGAAGATTTgagaagaggaagaaggtgaggatatttatgtaatttattattttattttataattttttttatctggaCCACCAAAAACCTAAATATACTTTTTCCACCTAAAACAATCCTAGCAATTAAACATAAAGTTATGTTATTAGGTATTAAAATGAGTTATGAGGAGTTAGTGTACTTTttgtaacatattttttaaaattcgaaaGAAGACTTAATTATCATaccaattttttagaatttttcatacttttgaacttaatttttagtattagacttataaaaatattcttaaacggttgtatttaagaaaaaaaggtcttatttaaaaaaaaaaaagattttatcaCCCTCATTAAGTTTTTTGTTTTTACAttactttataaaaaaataacaaactctATTTTAAATCATCTCTTAAATATAACAAACTTCATTCTAGTTATAAATATCCTAAAAGTATTAGTTAAAATTAGGAGAGTTAAAATAAAATGATTTTACTGTTTTTAATACCTCAAAATTTGTAAATATCTGTACTTTCTATCATTCTATTTGTAATATTTACAACAATTATCCTTAAAAGTAATTGTCAACAAAATTCTCACGCTAAAGCTCTGTCCATTATATACAATGCTAGTAATTCCATCTATCCATCTCTCTCGAAACCTTCCCAAAATGTCTTACTTATTAGATTAAAACTTTTGATGCTTAGTATTTCTCCTTACTATAATATCATCTATCATCTTTCGACAAAATATTAAAACGTTCTTTATTTCTTACTAACTACACAATCTATCAGGATAtaataaccaaagaacatgcacaTTACATAATCCTCTTCAGAGCCTTTGAAGCTGACCGTTGACCGTAACAGAAAGAACTAGAGAAGGGAGACATTTGACTTTGACTTAAAATTtccaatttattattaattattaattactacTACTGCTGTTTCGGAAACTAAGTATTTAATTAAGCTATCACTACGTGCCAATCACCAACCCCGTGCGCAGCACCGCAATCTTTGAGTGATTCagtcttctttccctttttttttttcctttttctcttttttcttttctttattttttttttctgctgatattatataatttataattatttattaaataaaaccaATATATAATTGATTCCAGGTTTCAAGATTCAACCCTAGCTTGAACATGAAAGGCCCACAATGAATTTATTTACTTCGTGATCTTTTGAATAGCAAAAGTAATAATTGTAAagaaatatagaaaattaaaaagtttcACGTGCACAAACACTAAAATGCGGATAATATTGCTAAGAATTCAATTCCTAATTTGGTTCAATGATGAACCAACAATATAATATCCATAATCAATTTAGATAGGTTTAATAATTGATTCACTAATctgtttaaatatattttaatatttaaattttaatttttatatataataatttattaattaataaaaaaaatttaaaaaaataaataaatttttattttttatttaaaaatatataaattttttattaattaaaaatataaaaatattttttattttttaaaatgcgagatatttaagttttatttttcaaaatatataaagataaataaattttttaaaaaacttaaatgtCTTGTTTTAAAAAATGAgggatatttttatattttcaaatagtgaataatttatttgtttttaaaataaaaaataaaaatttatttataattttttttaaattttaaaaaatatttaaatttgtgaCGAATTAATTTTTAACATATCAATTTAAGagctataataaaaaaatatataatttctatTTTTCTCCTACTATATGAGCATATCTCTAGGAACATTTTGTTGTATATCGTAACCATATAGTTTGGCCATATGTATATGTGCACAGTTACGTAAAGTGTCTTCGTTCAAACAAGTTGAAATTATAtacaatattaaatttaaaactatatcttCTTACCGAGAtgctaatattattttaattacacAATGCTATATGTTGTCGTCGGGCCattattttctatgattttgaAAGCTAATATAATAATAGAGAGATCACACGTGTTCTAATTCCAATAGAGAACGGGTTCAATGTAATCACAGTTTATACACTGACTTAATTAACTAagctttattaatataataataattagctGGCAGTGTGGTCAAATTTTTCACCTTTTAAAACAGGCTCTTTGAACTCTTAATGAATCTAAATTCTAAAGGCTTTGTTCAAATATAAGATTCTGTATAATTAGAACAAGTGATTCCTTGTGGCAGTCGgtagaaattaaacaaaaaaataaaaaacaaagtcAGAAAACTAATTCTTTTAATCAACacaaattgattattttatttattttgaattataaattttaaattataaactcttAATTAATACTATACTCTTAAATTTGAATAGTACTAACTAACTAAAGttaattttctgtattttttatttaaaaaaaattattgaatatcATTTTTCATAAGATTTTCAAAATCTAAATTTTGCGGCCTAAAGCCTCCAAATATTTAGTGGACGAGGCCGCAATATCTATCTTTCTATAAACAAAAACAGATTTTGTTTGCTGCAGCAaatgtttcaactttcaactatAGTAGTTATCAAAGTGATCGTGTTAAATCAACTTTAGTTGGTCGAATAGCTAGCTCACTCGTCTATTTAAATAAGTGTCAGAGATTCGAATTTTGTTTTATGCATGTAATAATTCGCGCTTAAATAAATGTTGGGAATTCGAATCTCGCCTTGTGCAATGGAGTTTAGATCCGTGACGGATTAATTTTTGACTGTGTTATTATCttcattaatttcaattttttttttctttaaattctaTAAGAATCGAAAACaggaataaaaatacaaaccaatTAACTAGGCAAATTTTCTCGTTCTTGTGAAATCTCAGGATAATAGAATGAAAACATGTAGATACTTTTCCAtagtttttcttctcttctcatcATATAAGGGACCTATTTCAAcaccattttttttatattgagtaCAAACGAAATGAGAAGAGCGATGAAGCAAACAAATGAAACCTTGTCCATAAATGCCCAGAATCGTTCCTTTTTTCCCCTTCCCAAAAGGAGTGAGTGTGGTTCGGGTTCAGGGTAGGTAAATTTATTTATGCTCTAGCTTGaaggaaaaaaatagaatacaaattgTAAACTTAGTTGTCGGCAGCTAACAAATAATGTCTGCTacgttttcttttattattattattattattattattattattattattattattattattattattattagtgattAGTTGATTAGCTTCCATTTTCTCTCTTTCTCGCTATTATTAGCAGCAAAAATGTtcgaaatacattaaaaattagtttaaaatagtctaaaattttttgttttatattatttaattattattaaaattgttGGTATAAAAGTTTAACTAGATATACAAATTCGACCATAATAGAATAGAATGTCGACTACACCATACATGATATGAGTCGAGTTGAGAAATTATTAAAGTCGAAATGTGTTAATTGCACGTAGTTTGAATTGATAGAATGTGGGGTTTAATAAATACAAAGACGTATGATGTTTATTGTAGAGACTAAAGAACAAAGTCCTTTACCGTCAAGATAAGGTTATGGGTTATAAGAATTCGAGTAAAAGAAAAAAGTTAAATGGTGAAAAGAAATAAGCATTCTACAAGTGGtctataaatagaaaaaaaaaattaaaaacaaaaaaaatacttcaATCTACATACTCTACATTCATACTAAAAGCTTTGCAAAAATTAAATTCACACTAACATTAAGAAAAATCATAAATTACAAGTATATGTGAGTGTCTAaagtcaactttttattttatttcttttttttttcttttcaagtgTTAATTATAAtttcctttaaattttaattttattttctgttttatttaaaatactttacgttattttattgttatttttcttcaagtattttattttcaacttttaaTTATGCTTTTATTTGCTATAATTTGTCATAAGTATTTTTAGACAATTTATTTTAACAcaaacattaattaatttttgaattgaaCTCAGTCTTGTAAGAGTTGTAtctattctttgaattaatatcttaatacaaatttaatttaatattctattgaaattactaaaaattaagtaaaatataaataaataaataattttaaatataataaatatgtaactataaaattatatttaaaatcatAAATGTTAAGTTATTTGTTCACTACTATAAACTAATAACATTTATAAGTATTTAGTCATTTTCAAACAAGTAGTGTTACTTTTTAAAGTTTATTTTCCTACAAATAATAATCCATCTATTTAACAAATAAATGTAACGTTACTTTAATCCCCCTCATATCATTCTCCTAATTAATACTATTCTAATCATCCTTAGAATAAACGATGATAGAGTATAAATAGATAGTGCAATTAAATAGGAAATTATTACTATACTAGTTTAAAggataattttataaaatcatgtttaattttcataactcacattttagttattttcataatttaagtgaaaatttaaaatcaaCCTTTATTTTAGAACAAAAAGAATAAGATTTTGTGAAGAtgatttgatttctttttatgATGATTTTAAATATCGATTCTAACCAGTTAATTGAACTGGTCAAATCAAAATCAGTAGTAAATTCGGATTGGTCAACACAAAAATTTGCTGCTAATGTAAATTGCCAATGAACTGAAAAGTTGGTCGAGAATTGGTCGGTTGAACAGAATTAAAAATTGGTCAATATGTTAAAATTCCATATAATGTTGTCGTTTCAATATTGATgaagaaaaaattacaaaaaatggaagtaaacaaattctaaattctcttttattttttttgtgtcaATTCTAAGCCttctcaaataaaaaaatgaaaaaaaatagaaataactaatGTATTTATTACAAATGACTTAATTGTTACtgagtataaaaaattaaattcaaaagaaaagtCATATGTATTATTAACCACAAAAGATGgtaaataaattatttcaaaattttattattttcaaacaaCTAATATTAGAAACGGCTTAATTGTTCTCATAATtatattattgacaaaaaaaGACGCAAACTATCGATTCTGACAAAGTTGGCtcataaaaaaaatccaacaatTTACTAACACCTTCGTATTTTTGCGGTGAATTTATTGTTAGTAACCTACTGATCACCACGAACCATCGACATATACCATCAGTAATGAGGGCGTGTATAATAGTGAAAGCTTAAGAGTATGAGAATATCCAAAACGCCATTAAAAAAACATTAGAAAGTGTCATATTTATATTGaaatattagaaatttaaaatctctaaaatcattaaaaaaaaagaaaaataaaggagaaagaacatccacatactctatataattaaatacataaaacTTTGTATAATTGCGAACATCCAAAATATCATATAATCAAATATCCAAAAGTAATCTAAAAAACATCACCAAGTCAGATTCATTtatgttaaatattaaaatatctaaaataaaaatgatagacATAACACACATTAAAAAATCACAAACtatctaaataaaaatttaaaacctaTAATACCATGGGAACATTGAagctttactaaaaaaaatatgagaTATTCGAAAAATTCATATAATTGAACATCCAAATTAAAAATGcaatctctttctctctctctctcctcacccTCTCATCTTTCATTCTCTCTCTAACCCTCTTGTCTTTCCCACCTCTGGCAGTAGTCCCCTCCTTTGGCAGCCCTCTCTCAGGCAAGTTTGAGCTTTATGCATCAACAGCATCAGAAGGAATAGTCGCAGTGAGCCTCCTGCATCTGCCTCCTACACCACTAAGATCAGCATCGACGTCATGCTCGTCAAGAGCATTCCTCGTCATTTTAGgtgtttatttttcatttttgtttttttgtttctaggttttattGTTTCCTTTTTATATTATCTATTGTTTTCTGTTGGTAAGGTGTTCTTGTTGACACAATTTTAATTAATAGGTTGGGtaaagttagggatctttgaacTTGGTTTTCGCCTGATTCATGTTGTTCTAGTCAAGGTTCTTTAAAAGTGTTTGTTGCAGATTGCGAAAAATTTGGGgttaaaatattaatgaataaTAACCTATGAATCCTCTATATAATCCAAAGTGTCCTTATCTCTCATTATATATTGATTAGCTTTTGTTGGATAAGAGCTAAGTAATCCCAATAAGTTCATATAAAATTGGATTTGAGAATGAAATTGTTGAAATTTATAATGAATAATGACAAATTCTCGTGCTTTTGGATGTTTGTTgcaatttgttttcttttataaACATAGCTAACatacatttataatttattaagtgTACCAAGAATTTGTACTTTGTGCTAtataagtttattttaaaatcaaatcagaTGAATATTGTGCTTCTTTGATACTATTGATGTAGGAACACCATGAGAATGTGATATACTTGGTTATGCTTGTTtatattgattattgttttgattaTCAAGTTTGTGCACTTTGCTTTGATATACTTCTTTGTTTATCATTCATCGTTCCACTTCACAAACATTCGATTATCATAATTGAATGTCGTTATGCTTCTTGTTgacttctttgtttgatttaacTTGTGAATATTCTTTGTTtgactttatattatttttgtgacCTATGTGTTTGTTTTTCAGTTCTTTGTAGACATGACAACAGACAGAGGTGTCATGAATCGGCTTCGTGGATGGGGTAGAGGGGTGTCTACTGAAACCTGTTGGACTTCTTGATCATCGCCCTCTACTCCAACTACCCCTAGAACGTCACCGGCAATTGGAGCACAAGATTAGCCTTTCATCATGGTCCTTAACCCCAAGTACGTGGCTCCTTCTGCTGCGCCACCTCCGCCCCCAGGAAGTCATACAGCTGCTTCTCCTTTTGTTTCACCATGAAGACAAAGGCCAGGCTAGTATGTaacttgtttcattttgttattaagtttattttgtctttgaaatataatgtcattattatttgatttaacATATTGTTTCAACATGTGTAGTCTAAGTCGTTGGATCGTGATGTGACGACGGTGGAGTCCTTTAAGTATACTCACACATTGCAGGAGAATAAGGAGAGATTTGCTTATCAGCAGTCTACGaatcattatgtgagtaaacatcatGTGATATAAAGTTTTCAATTAACTGCAGTCCTAATCATAACATGTGTTATACAGGAGTCATACACGAAGAGTTTGGAAGCTGCAACCCAGCAATCTCAGCATACTGGAGACGACGGCAACAACTCCATTACATTAATCATCGATCCTGACATAGTTTGGTGCAAGATAGCATCTAAGCCATACAAGAATCGCGTCTACGAGTTGGGATCATTCTTCGCCGACAACTTCCGCACCTCCACATTGAGACATTCATCCGCCTTTGCCGCCAGCCGGCCCGTCGATCCCGAGGATGGCGTTGATTTGGGGGAACATGTGTTGGAGCTCACCTGGAGACTTCACCAACAAGCCCAGTAGCTGCAGCAGTTTGAGAAGAGGTATCAAGAGATTCTCACACACATGTAAGAAATAAATTGCCTCAGGCTAGAGTGGTGGCGGGAGCTAGAGCGGCTTTAGCGGATGGAGCAATAGATGACGATGTACCAAGATCAAATGCGCACCAGTGGTAGCGGCACTGCTAGTGGCAGTGGCACTGCTGGAGGTGCACCGACATCACCACTTAGTCGGCGTCAGCAAGACCAGGGAGATGACGATAACGACGATCAGGATCTTTAGTGATTAGAACTTTGTTCTAGActgttttattgtattttatttatttgactttttattttatatgtacACTTGATATTTAATTTACCATATTTGGtttcaattatttaaaatttgactactaattgtgaaaaaataaatttaaatttaaaaaagaatttgACCACTaattgtgtttaaattttttaaacaaaattgaatttaccgtcgaatttatcaagaaaaaaaattgacaGTAATTAGGCAGGAAAGAAATAGTGGTGTGCCAAAATTACCGGCAAAAATTTTCCGTCGGTAATTAAATAGTTTTTAGGCAAAGAATCCGTTGCAGAATCCACTGGTAGTTATCGTCGGATTGAAAAATCCAATGGTAATTGGTTACCAGCAAGGGTTATATCATCGAATTGTTTCTGACAAAAAATCCTCTAGTAAAAATTTTATCGATGGATTATTTTCGTTATTCCACTAGTAAATCGGATGGtactcaacgtttttcttgtagtgtagtgTCAGAAACGCTGGAGTAGCTTGTGTAGAGGTAGCGGAGCTTGCTAATTTTGGTGAGGGTATTAAGGATAGTGCTGACGAATTTGCTGATTTGAGAGAATGTGAGAAAGTTGAAGGAAGGGGGTCTTTGATGGAGGGAGGAATGGATGGAGACAAAGAAGAGGGCGAAGAGAGGAGAATCCCTAATTTAAAAGAAGGGGGTAGAATGGAAATTTGAAAAGTTGAATGAGGAATTTTTGTGaagaaatgttattaaagtttcagtctccatcccTATAAATTTCAATTTCCTGTGTtcccactttttggaggtactgaaaagACTGAAATTTTGTGTTCcataattgaaattttaatttcaatctctaactaccaaacacaatactaaatTTCAATCTTCAATGTCAGTCCCAATACCTTAAAATAAACACTATCGAAAGGCAAAATGAGACggaagaaattattaaaaaaaaaaagaagaaaatcaactcaaattgactattaaaaaaattagctcCTTGCACTTTCTACTTTTGCTTTATCCTTTTGTCATTTGAATGGATATGTGTGTCAATAGTgcatgaatgatgatgatgacgacgatggaagataaaaaaattacatatttcctttattttaagaTTGTTTTCATCATGGGTTGGAGGCCTAGTTATCAAAACCATATTGGATCGGTCGGTTCGATCGAAAAACCAATAAATTAGTAGTCTAATCAGTTCAGTTAGTGATTTAGACCGAATTTGCAGTTGATCCGGTCAATGATGGTCAAATTCGCTGAAAACTGATCAATTCGTGTTTAGAACCGTTGTTGACCCCACGATGCACCTGCGTGCCGCCGAACCACCAAAGGAGCTCCACTTGTCCACTTCAACAATAGCAGAAATTAAACTTAAAACATATTGTAAATGCAATGCCCCTCACGTACTACTCTGCCAACATGATGCTTATTACTATATGTGACAAAAGATAATTATATAGCAAACCTTGAACGCATTTTATTTTTACTTCCATCTTTTTAAACATGAATTCTCATGGATACCAAATTTGATATATTGATTGtgttatgtttttctctttctcttgttTATTTAAATTGAGACAGTATTTTGTACTATTGACTAATTTATTATCTCTTTTGCGTCATAAATTATATCTAAGAATTGATACTTGATActtgattgttattaatatatttgtaaaaatatgtattttaagttttaacttttaattttaattttatttttataatttatatttttatctaattATGATCGGGTGAATCAGTGACTCACTAGTTGACCAGTGACCCAATGACCTCCGATTGTATGACCGGATTAATTATCGATTCAGTTCTGATAACTATGATTGGagagaaaaaataaagataaaaataaaagaattagagtaaggtgtttaattttcttttttcaagtttttaagTTTAAGTGAGcaataatagtaaaataaaaaaactacttttatatatattatacaataATGTTATACGTATAAGTATTTTTGGTAACTATATTCATTCATACAACAAACATGTACGTATAAAAAAAGAAGTATCTAATAATTTAGTTggatttagttaaaaattatactagtaattttaaaaagaaaaattatatgaaaCCAAGTATAATCAGCCAAGAATTTAACAATTCAATTaactataattattttaattagttttattcaattataatttaGAATATTTGTTATTAATGGCTTGATATGCCAAAATCAAATTTTAAGTGATACATTCACCCAATTGCAACGGGAATCACAGAAGTGGACTCCCAGCTTCTAATCAAATTTAGTTTTGTAAAACAACCCCATAATGCCgtattcttctctttctctcccaCATCGCGATAACGCCCTGCGATCGTATCCGATCCCCACTCGAACTACTCTCGCCATCTTCGTCCTTCAAGAGTGCCATCCTCCCTCGCGATTTGCACCACCGCCAAACACCGTAACGCCTCCCTCGCGATTTGCAGCGCCGTCCACCACCACAGAGCCGTTCTTGTTGCAATTCGCAGCATCGCCGACTACTACAGCGCGCTCTTTGTCGTGATTTGTCACCACCACACCACCGTTCTCGTCGCGATTTCTCATCACCACCACCGCAACCCCTTTTTCCCTCGCGGTTCATAATCATCGTCACAACCTTCCTCCCCTCGCGGTTCGCAATCACCGCCATAGCTCTCCTCCCTTCTCGATTGCAACTTTGTTGATCACCATATATTATATGTGTAGGACTATGTATGAATCTCCAGTACCATCAACAACTTAAAAAAATACTGT
This window contains:
- the LOC112720773 gene encoding uncharacterized protein; amino-acid sequence: MKTKARLSKSLDRDVTTVESFKYTHTLQENKERFAYQQSTNHYESYTKSLEAATQQSQHTGDDGNNSITLIIDPDIVWCKIASKPYKNRVYELGSFFADNFRTSTLRHSSAFAASRPVDPEDGVDLGEHVLELTWRLHQQAQ